A stretch of Natronococcus sp. CG52 DNA encodes these proteins:
- a CDS encoding purine nucleoside permease, with product MSDRTLPEPRPPAPDAPIQPTALVLTAVAEPPLDERGAWLERYEPTDALAVPGTDTPLYVTESGIAITTTGIGKSDAATTTASLLATPGVDLGSAYVLSAGIAGASPATAALGSVVVADAVVDWDRKHRWDRAEKADGSADGESAESDAIDTLAYRPRDYVHHLEDRLVDEALAVAEDVDLRTDPAVDAYKRRYPDATADGPTVETGTTVCGDEFWHGSRYAREVDRLCEQYGVGPYATTQMEDAAAATALERFDRLERYLSVRAVANYDRPAPGQTVEESFDGTEASLALAIENAARVGSAIVEHLVATDPLELR from the coding sequence ATGAGCGACCGCACGCTTCCGGAGCCGCGGCCGCCCGCACCCGACGCACCGATCCAGCCGACAGCACTCGTTCTCACCGCGGTCGCAGAACCGCCGCTGGACGAGCGAGGGGCGTGGCTCGAGCGCTACGAGCCGACCGACGCGCTCGCCGTTCCGGGAACGGACACGCCCCTGTACGTGACCGAATCGGGGATCGCCATCACGACGACCGGGATCGGCAAGAGCGACGCGGCGACGACGACGGCGTCGCTGCTCGCGACTCCCGGAGTCGACCTCGGGTCGGCGTACGTGCTCTCGGCCGGTATCGCGGGCGCGTCGCCGGCGACCGCCGCGCTCGGTTCGGTCGTCGTCGCCGACGCGGTCGTCGACTGGGACCGAAAGCACCGGTGGGACCGAGCCGAGAAGGCGGACGGGAGCGCGGACGGCGAATCGGCTGAGTCGGATGCGATCGACACGCTCGCCTACCGACCGCGGGATTACGTCCACCACCTCGAGGACCGACTCGTGGACGAGGCGCTCGCAGTCGCCGAGGACGTCGACCTTCGTACGGACCCGGCCGTCGACGCCTACAAGAGACGGTATCCCGACGCGACGGCCGACGGACCGACCGTCGAGACCGGAACGACCGTCTGCGGCGACGAGTTCTGGCACGGCTCGCGCTACGCGCGAGAAGTCGACCGGCTCTGCGAGCAGTACGGCGTCGGACCCTACGCGACGACGCAGATGGAGGACGCCGCGGCGGCGACCGCCCTCGAGCGGTTCGATCGCCTCGAGCGGTACCTGAGCGTGCGCGCGGTCGCGAACTACGATCGACCGGCGCCCGGACAGACCGTCGAGGAGAGCTTCGACGGGACCGAGGCGAGCCTCGCGCTGGCGATCGAAAACGCCGCCCGCGTCGGCTCGGCGATCGTCGAGCATCTCGTCGCGACGGATCCGCTGGAACTGCGTTAG
- a CDS encoding SprT family zinc-dependent metalloprotease, which translates to MTEEELTIDDEIVARARIHAREVIGEHDLGLEFDALEWRVSARARRRAGLCRWHADREVATIVLARRAYERYEWSEFAAVVRHELVHAWEFQRFGESGHGSRFRELAATLDAPRHCRSFAEPRYVLRCRERNCDWRATRHRASKPVRAPDGYRCGNCGSGIEVEHADSGRTWRSASGFGGTKAALGDEW; encoded by the coding sequence GTGACCGAGGAGGAGCTCACGATCGACGACGAGATCGTCGCTCGCGCTCGCATTCACGCCCGCGAGGTCATCGGGGAACACGATCTCGGACTCGAGTTCGACGCGCTCGAGTGGCGAGTGTCCGCGAGGGCGCGCCGCCGAGCGGGACTGTGCCGGTGGCACGCCGACCGCGAGGTGGCGACGATCGTGCTCGCCCGCCGGGCCTACGAGCGCTACGAGTGGTCCGAGTTCGCCGCCGTCGTCCGACACGAACTCGTCCACGCCTGGGAGTTCCAGCGCTTCGGCGAGTCGGGTCACGGATCGCGATTCCGGGAACTGGCTGCGACGCTCGACGCACCCCGTCACTGTCGGTCGTTCGCCGAGCCGCGGTACGTGCTTCGCTGTCGCGAGCGTAACTGCGATTGGCGGGCGACCCGTCACCGGGCGTCGAAGCCGGTTCGAGCGCCCGACGGGTACCGGTGTGGAAACTGCGGCAGTGGTATCGAGGTCGAACACGCCGACAGCGGACGCACCTGGCGGAGCGCGAGCGGCTTCGGCGGGACGAAGGCGGCGCTCGGCGACGAGTGGTGA
- a CDS encoding HAD family hydrolase, producing the protein MAVYDAICFDLDRTICEPTQDPETLLERTFEDVDCDPFCTHADLRAAIPSLPTAETARGFYEHLFGEVAGRADADPTLAPSLAERYLERQDPSAVRFRPGAAAALEYARERGQVALITNGGRPTQIQKLRALGIEDAFDVRVYTDPGAGIYPKPDAAPFERALAELEATPDAAIHVGDSLRADIAGANAMGIDSAWIDVGGDRAAEDEHEPTYELSSLERLESIL; encoded by the coding sequence ATGGCTGTCTACGATGCGATCTGTTTCGATCTCGACAGGACGATCTGCGAGCCCACGCAGGATCCCGAGACGCTGCTCGAGCGGACCTTCGAGGACGTCGACTGCGATCCGTTCTGTACGCACGCCGATCTCCGCGCCGCCATCCCGTCGCTGCCGACGGCCGAGACGGCCCGCGGGTTCTACGAACACCTCTTCGGCGAGGTCGCCGGCCGAGCGGACGCCGACCCGACCCTCGCCCCCTCGCTCGCGGAGCGCTACCTCGAGCGACAGGATCCGAGCGCCGTCCGGTTCCGTCCCGGCGCGGCGGCCGCCCTCGAGTACGCCCGCGAACGCGGCCAGGTCGCCCTCATCACGAACGGGGGACGGCCGACCCAGATCCAGAAGCTTCGCGCGCTCGGCATCGAGGACGCGTTCGACGTTCGCGTCTACACGGATCCGGGCGCCGGCATCTATCCGAAGCCCGACGCGGCGCCGTTCGAGCGCGCGCTCGCCGAACTCGAGGCCACGCCCGACGCCGCGATCCACGTCGGAGACTCGTTACGTGCCGACATCGCCGGCGCTAACGCGATGGGGATCGACTCCGCGTGGATCGACGTCGGCGGCGACCGCGCGGCGGAGGACGAACACGAGCCGACGTACGAACTCTCGTCGCTCGAGCGACTCGAGTCGATCCTCTAA
- a CDS encoding 3-dehydroquinate synthase II — protein sequence MTRAVWVKADDAVGDWDDRRGRITAALEAGADWVLVDEEDVERVRELGEIGVAAFRTDGDVTLVDNIESDDGTDAEPDAIVVGKDGEGDGTIDLPEDLSGSADLSTLRRNGELDRGAYVHILGKEYESFAESAAEEADHTIVVGEDWTIIPLENLIARIGEETELVAGVTSAEEAKTAFETLEIGADAVLLDSDDPDEIRRTVEVRDRAERESLDLEYAEVLDVEQVGSADRVCVDTGSLLEHDEGMLVGSMARGLVFVHAETAESPYVASRPFRVNAGAVHAYVRTPDGGTKYLSELQSGDEVQVVDTDGNTREAIVGRVKIEKRPMFRIALETSDGDRIETLLQNAETIKVPTSEGRTAVTDLEAGDELLLYYEDTARHFGEAVEESIIEK from the coding sequence ATGACGAGAGCTGTCTGGGTCAAGGCCGACGATGCCGTCGGCGACTGGGACGATCGCCGAGGGCGGATCACGGCCGCGCTCGAGGCGGGCGCCGACTGGGTACTGGTCGACGAGGAGGACGTCGAACGCGTCCGCGAACTCGGCGAGATCGGCGTCGCCGCGTTTCGAACCGACGGTGACGTAACGCTGGTCGACAACATCGAGAGCGACGACGGAACGGACGCGGAGCCCGACGCGATCGTCGTCGGCAAGGACGGCGAGGGCGACGGCACGATCGATCTCCCGGAGGATCTCTCCGGCTCCGCCGATCTCTCGACGCTGCGCCGCAACGGCGAACTCGACCGAGGAGCCTACGTGCACATCCTCGGGAAGGAGTACGAGTCGTTCGCCGAGAGCGCCGCCGAGGAGGCCGACCACACGATCGTCGTCGGCGAGGACTGGACGATCATTCCCCTCGAGAACCTGATCGCGCGCATCGGCGAGGAGACCGAACTCGTCGCGGGCGTCACCTCCGCCGAGGAGGCGAAGACGGCGTTCGAGACCCTCGAGATCGGCGCCGACGCCGTGTTGCTCGACTCGGACGACCCCGACGAGATCCGCCGGACGGTCGAGGTTCGCGACCGGGCCGAGCGGGAGTCGCTGGACCTCGAGTACGCCGAGGTACTCGACGTCGAACAGGTCGGCAGCGCGGATCGGGTCTGCGTCGACACCGGCTCGCTGCTCGAGCACGACGAGGGGATGCTCGTCGGCTCGATGGCCCGCGGACTCGTCTTCGTCCACGCGGAGACGGCCGAGTCGCCGTACGTCGCATCGCGGCCGTTCCGGGTCAACGCCGGCGCGGTCCACGCCTACGTCCGAACGCCCGACGGCGGCACGAAGTACCTCTCGGAGCTTCAGAGCGGCGACGAGGTCCAGGTCGTCGACACCGACGGCAACACCCGCGAGGCGATCGTCGGCCGCGTCAAGATCGAGAAACGGCCCATGTTCCGGATCGCCCTCGAGACGAGCGACGGCGACCGCATCGAGACGCTGCTCCAGAACGCCGAGACCATCAAGGTCCCGACGAGCGAGGGCCGAACGGCCGTCACGGATCTCGAGGCGGGCGACGAACTGTTGCTCTACTACGAGGACACCGCGCGACACTTCGGCGAGGCGGTCGAGGAGAGTATTATCGAGAAGTGA
- a CDS encoding RNA-guided endonuclease InsQ/TnpB family protein gives MLPIGIGFANNETKLLEYLYVYSGFSVRSTEFSRIWKTNGIVSTDPSKSVWYDSNTLVQEAKTFRKLTIFLQDDRANPPKYRKHGDQHPRSTVTFKEDGFKHDSHNNRIRLSKGRNLKEHWSDFILCEIEIRPGVTVENVRQVRAVWNGSKDEWELHIVCKCEIEAESPGDETAGIDLGISNFAAVSYSTGDHELYPGNCLKTDERYFAKEIAKCNSSRSNKALRLRRKRSERRSHYLHAVTRHIVSECAERGVGTVAVGNLEGIREDDETGEARNWGDRGNEGLHGWAFDRFTNLHTYKANAEGIAVVVVNERDTSKTCSCCGQKQDTNRVERGLYVCRGCDAVMNADSNGAENIRCRLDQAEKVTLNPLGDRSSGRVARPVVNLFRRGEHGPSSGQGTFVEQTSICKP, from the coding sequence ATGTTACCAATTGGCATAGGTTTTGCCAACAATGAGACTAAATTACTGGAATATCTCTACGTTTATTCGGGATTTAGTGTTCGATCAACCGAATTTTCCCGCATTTGGAAGACGAATGGCATAGTCTCGACCGATCCCTCGAAGAGCGTGTGGTATGATAGCAATACCCTGGTTCAGGAGGCGAAGACGTTCCGGAAATTGACTATCTTCCTGCAGGACGACCGAGCAAACCCACCAAAGTACAGAAAACACGGCGACCAACACCCACGCAGTACGGTCACGTTCAAAGAAGATGGCTTCAAACACGACAGTCACAACAACAGGATTCGCCTCTCGAAAGGACGAAACCTGAAAGAACACTGGTCAGACTTCATCCTCTGCGAAATCGAAATTCGACCCGGCGTGACCGTCGAGAACGTCCGTCAAGTGCGAGCCGTCTGGAACGGTTCAAAAGACGAATGGGAACTCCACATTGTGTGCAAATGCGAGATCGAGGCCGAGTCTCCCGGCGACGAAACTGCTGGTATCGACCTCGGTATCTCGAACTTCGCCGCTGTCTCGTACTCGACGGGCGACCACGAGTTGTATCCAGGGAACTGCTTGAAGACTGACGAGCGATACTTCGCTAAGGAGATAGCGAAGTGCAACTCCTCTCGGTCGAACAAGGCACTCAGACTCCGCCGGAAGCGTTCTGAGCGCCGGTCGCATTACTTGCACGCCGTTACCCGACACATCGTCTCAGAATGTGCCGAACGCGGTGTTGGAACGGTTGCTGTCGGCAACCTGGAAGGCATCCGTGAAGACGACGAAACTGGCGAGGCTCGAAACTGGGGCGACCGGGGAAACGAAGGCTTGCACGGATGGGCGTTCGACCGCTTCACGAACCTACACACATACAAGGCAAACGCCGAAGGCATCGCTGTTGTCGTCGTGAATGAGCGAGACACCTCGAAGACATGTTCGTGTTGTGGACAGAAGCAAGACACTAATCGTGTTGAGCGTGGCCTGTACGTCTGTCGTGGGTGTGACGCCGTGATGAATGCCGACTCGAATGGCGCAGAGAACATCCGTTGTCGGTTAGACCAAGCAGAGAAGGTAACTCTGAATCCTTTAGGGGATAGGAGTAGCGGGCGTGTGGCACGTCCAGTAGTCAACCTGTTCCGCCGTGGAGAACACGGTCCGAGTAGTGGACAGGGGACGTTCGTCGAACAAACGAGCATCTGCAAACCGTAA
- a CDS encoding NADH dehydrogenase subunit, translated as MSVTREQLRGVELPEFAVTLRNAGVAGAGGAGFPSYAKWEHLESVDSLLVNHQESEPNYYMDKWLGRERADELAALFDGLLDHAFDRIVIGAKWTDRQEWVRDLERAIDATVYEPDELPIDESERGVIVAYTEDRYEYGMESVLLRLIANVVMQGKELPMDHGWLVQNTETLWNVRAALVDGEPTIRKFVHVDGRVPRHRFLEVPIGTPATDLLEAAGRTDALDENEVILDGGPGWCFEIDGSPDEFGVRKRTNCLLVMDESVVEENRLGGGRVNVLAPAAWKHSVHEIEPTETIVPSRVEVPLITNPDFEGVVTPSEPIVRPGDELEEGEMIARPGEGISIAQHAPIDGTVTAVDDRSISIDARSESANESVTSHRVYWTWCADCGRYVPGAKLRTADPTTYVCDRCR; from the coding sequence ATGAGCGTAACCCGAGAACAACTCCGAGGGGTCGAACTGCCGGAGTTCGCGGTCACACTCCGAAACGCGGGAGTCGCAGGTGCGGGCGGTGCCGGGTTCCCGTCCTACGCCAAGTGGGAGCACCTCGAGTCGGTCGATTCGTTGCTGGTGAACCACCAGGAGAGCGAACCGAACTACTACATGGACAAGTGGCTCGGCCGGGAGCGAGCCGACGAACTGGCCGCGCTGTTCGACGGATTGCTCGATCACGCCTTCGATCGGATCGTGATCGGCGCCAAGTGGACCGACCGCCAGGAGTGGGTCCGCGACCTCGAACGAGCGATCGACGCGACGGTCTACGAGCCGGACGAGCTTCCGATCGACGAGAGCGAGCGCGGTGTTATCGTCGCCTACACCGAGGACAGGTACGAGTACGGGATGGAGAGTGTGCTCCTGCGGCTTATCGCGAACGTCGTCATGCAGGGTAAGGAGTTACCCATGGACCACGGCTGGCTCGTCCAGAACACCGAAACCCTCTGGAACGTCCGCGCGGCGCTCGTCGACGGCGAACCGACGATCCGAAAGTTCGTCCACGTCGACGGGCGGGTGCCCCGCCACCGCTTCCTCGAGGTGCCGATCGGGACGCCCGCGACCGATCTGCTCGAGGCGGCGGGACGGACCGACGCGCTCGACGAGAACGAGGTGATCCTCGACGGCGGGCCGGGGTGGTGTTTCGAGATCGACGGTTCGCCCGACGAGTTCGGCGTCCGCAAGCGAACGAACTGCCTCCTGGTGATGGACGAGTCGGTCGTCGAGGAGAACCGTCTCGGCGGCGGGCGCGTCAACGTCCTCGCGCCGGCAGCCTGGAAGCACTCGGTCCACGAGATCGAGCCAACTGAAACGATCGTCCCCAGCCGCGTCGAGGTTCCGTTGATCACGAACCCGGATTTCGAGGGCGTCGTCACGCCGAGCGAGCCGATCGTTCGGCCGGGCGACGAACTCGAGGAAGGGGAGATGATCGCGCGGCCGGGTGAGGGAATCAGCATCGCCCAGCACGCGCCGATCGACGGAACGGTGACTGCAGTCGACGACCGATCGATATCGATCGACGCGCGCAGCGAGTCGGCGAACGAATCGGTCACGAGCCACCGCGTGTACTGGACCTGGTGTGCTGACTGTGGCCGGTACGTGCCGGGGGCGAAGCTTCGGACCGCGGATCCGACGACGTACGTCTGCGATCGCTGTCGCTGA
- a CDS encoding DUF7331 family protein yields the protein MNPNSQQETVQDEPIALEFDECVSYEDDGTTVICDRRNAAAWIRSTAVWPCCR from the coding sequence ATGAATCCCAACAGTCAACAGGAGACGGTCCAGGACGAGCCGATCGCCCTCGAATTCGACGAGTGCGTGAGCTACGAAGACGACGGTACCACGGTCATCTGTGACCGACGAAACGCCGCGGCGTGGATCCGATCGACGGCCGTATGGCCGTGCTGCCGGTAG
- a CDS encoding zinc ribbon domain-containing protein, translating to MTWLRALAAAGLSVLLPGAGHVLIRDWIRALAFGGVFVAALAIFLPPTEQIAAIGSVSDGMTLVTEETDTISQFVLSFIVLFAAIDATFRAMGFPPNSNAGEDGDGPSCPQCGKPLDEDLTFCHWCTTRLEPIEDEEEPTP from the coding sequence ATGACATGGCTCCGTGCGCTCGCGGCCGCCGGTCTCTCAGTGCTCCTCCCCGGCGCAGGCCACGTGCTCATCCGCGACTGGATACGCGCGCTGGCGTTCGGTGGCGTATTCGTGGCGGCGCTTGCGATCTTTCTCCCCCCGACCGAGCAGATCGCGGCCATCGGCTCGGTGAGCGACGGAATGACGCTCGTCACCGAGGAGACGGACACGATCAGCCAGTTCGTCCTCTCGTTTATCGTGTTGTTCGCCGCGATCGACGCGACGTTCCGCGCGATGGGATTCCCGCCGAACTCGAACGCGGGAGAGGACGGCGACGGGCCGAGTTGTCCCCAGTGCGGGAAGCCGCTCGACGAGGATCTCACCTTCTGTCACTGGTGTACCACGCGGCTCGAGCCGATCGAGGACGAAGAAGAGCCGACTCCCTGA
- a CDS encoding type I 3-dehydroquinate dehydratase — protein sequence MRIDFDSFVLAAATADLSNADDPIARDHADAVEFRMDLADDPLEALENYDSDLPILATNRAEWEGGAKRSSAEGSSGRRPRDGEAADDGRLETLAEATRFDAVGAVDVELESILEDEADDLLETARERDVAVVASAHDFEGTPPRVEMVRTLTEAGKYADVAKLAVTAESKADALALLSATEQLTAHGDAVATMAMGEVGSHTRAVAPVYGSRIGYAPVDPEAATAPGQYDLETLSELVSQLQ from the coding sequence ATGCGTATCGACTTCGACTCGTTCGTTCTCGCGGCCGCGACCGCGGACCTCTCGAACGCCGACGATCCGATCGCTCGCGACCACGCCGACGCCGTCGAGTTCCGGATGGACCTGGCCGACGACCCGCTCGAGGCGCTCGAGAACTACGATTCGGACCTCCCGATTCTCGCGACGAACCGAGCGGAGTGGGAGGGGGGCGCGAAACGGAGTTCCGCGGAAGGTTCGAGCGGCCGGCGGCCGCGAGACGGCGAAGCCGCGGACGACGGCCGGCTCGAGACGCTCGCCGAGGCGACCCGGTTCGACGCGGTCGGCGCGGTCGACGTCGAACTCGAGTCGATTCTCGAGGACGAGGCGGACGACCTGCTCGAGACCGCGCGCGAGCGCGACGTCGCGGTCGTCGCCTCGGCCCACGACTTCGAGGGGACGCCACCTCGCGTGGAGATGGTCCGGACGCTGACCGAGGCCGGCAAGTACGCCGACGTCGCGAAGCTGGCCGTCACCGCGGAGTCGAAGGCGGACGCCCTGGCGCTGCTGTCCGCGACGGAACAGCTAACCGCACACGGCGACGCCGTCGCGACGATGGCGATGGGCGAGGTCGGCAGCCACACGCGCGCGGTCGCACCGGTCTACGGCTCGAGGATCGGATACGCGCCCGTCGATCCCGAGGCGGCGACGGCCCCGGGCCAGTACGATCTCGAGACGCTCTCGGAACTCGTCTCGCAGTTACAGTGA
- a CDS encoding transcription initiation factor IIB, with protein MTNATSNTRVRRNERETEAETNESEQNDVACPECTGNLVVDDEHGETVCEDCGLVVEEDSVDRGPEWRAFDASEKNEKSRVGAPTTNTMHDKGLSTNIDWRNKDAYGNSLGSRQREKMQRLRKWNERFRTRDSKERNLKQALGEIDRMASAVGLPTNVRETASVIYRRALDEDLLPGRSIEGVSTACVYAAARQAGVPRSLDEIADVSRVEKNEIARTYRYVVRELGLEVQPADPESYVPRFASGLELSDEAEHRARALLQNAKEKGVHSGKSPVGLAAAAVYAAALLTNEKTTQAAVSDVADISEVTIRNRYHELLEAEETLGMA; from the coding sequence ATGACTAACGCAACATCGAACACCAGAGTACGGCGTAACGAACGAGAGACGGAAGCGGAAACGAACGAGAGCGAGCAGAACGACGTCGCCTGTCCCGAGTGTACCGGCAACCTCGTCGTCGACGACGAACACGGCGAAACGGTCTGTGAAGACTGCGGCCTCGTCGTCGAGGAGGATTCGGTCGACCGCGGTCCCGAGTGGCGCGCCTTCGACGCCTCGGAGAAGAACGAGAAGTCCCGCGTCGGTGCGCCGACGACGAACACGATGCACGACAAGGGGCTCTCGACGAACATCGACTGGCGGAACAAGGACGCCTACGGCAACTCGCTGGGCTCCCGCCAGCGCGAGAAGATGCAGCGCCTCCGCAAGTGGAACGAACGCTTCCGCACCCGCGACTCCAAGGAGCGCAACCTGAAGCAGGCGCTCGGCGAGATCGACCGAATGGCCAGTGCGGTCGGCCTTCCGACGAACGTCCGCGAGACCGCGTCGGTCATCTACCGCCGCGCGCTCGACGAGGACCTGCTTCCCGGCCGTTCCATCGAGGGCGTCTCGACGGCCTGCGTCTACGCCGCCGCCCGCCAGGCCGGTGTCCCCCGGAGCCTCGACGAGATCGCCGACGTCTCCCGCGTCGAGAAGAACGAGATCGCCCGCACCTACCGCTACGTGGTCCGCGAACTCGGCCTCGAGGTCCAGCCGGCCGACCCCGAGAGCTACGTTCCCCGGTTCGCGTCGGGACTCGAACTCTCCGACGAAGCAGAGCACCGCGCCCGCGCGCTGCTCCAGAACGCGAAGGAGAAGGGCGTCCACTCGGGCAAGTCGCCGGTCGGTCTCGCCGCCGCGGCCGTCTACGCCGCCGCGCTGTTGACCAACGAGAAGACGACCCAGGCCGCCGTCAGCGACGTCGCCGACATCTCGGAAGTCACGATTCGCAACCGGTACCACGAGCTGCTCGAGGCCGAGGAAACCCTCGGCATGGCCTGA
- a CDS encoding DUF7123 family protein: MSTATATDFTSKQHRILQYFRENAATKTYFKSRLVGKELGMTAKEVGSNISALQEGGCDIDIEKWGYSSSTTWKVSL, from the coding sequence ATGAGTACTGCAACGGCCACCGACTTCACGAGCAAACAGCACCGGATTCTCCAGTACTTCCGGGAGAACGCGGCGACGAAGACGTACTTCAAGTCGCGGCTCGTCGGAAAGGAACTAGGGATGACGGCCAAGGAGGTCGGCTCGAACATCTCCGCGCTCCAGGAGGGAGGCTGCGACATCGATATCGAGAAGTGGGGCTACTCCTCGAGCACCACCTGGAAAGTAAGCCTGTAA
- a CDS encoding winged helix-turn-helix transcriptional regulator, with amino-acid sequence MGSSDGVDDDKRATLRRFAALGAATPVTGFAESAAAETGESDARDAIGGYLSTTPGAHFSKIRDDLQLGTGETQHHLRQLEDQGVVERYRDGDYKRFVPAGRFDEFEKLALGYLRRDTPRGMLIELLLSPDSTAGDIADSLGVSPPTVSKYAGELEEVGLLSRDDGYAVERPETVLVLAVRHADSFGERARRLARNADEFLAYDA; translated from the coding sequence ATGGGATCGTCCGATGGGGTCGACGACGACAAACGCGCGACCCTCCGTCGATTCGCCGCTCTCGGTGCCGCCACACCGGTCACCGGTTTCGCGGAGTCGGCGGCGGCCGAGACCGGTGAGAGCGACGCTCGCGACGCGATCGGGGGGTATCTCTCGACGACCCCGGGCGCACACTTCTCGAAGATTCGCGACGACCTCCAGCTGGGGACCGGTGAGACCCAGCACCATCTGCGCCAACTCGAGGATCAGGGCGTCGTCGAGCGCTACCGGGACGGCGACTACAAGCGGTTCGTCCCGGCTGGCCGGTTCGACGAGTTCGAGAAACTCGCCCTCGGCTACCTCCGACGGGATACGCCGCGCGGAATGCTGATCGAATTGCTTCTCAGTCCCGACTCGACGGCCGGCGACATCGCGGACTCTCTCGGTGTCTCACCACCAACGGTGAGCAAGTACGCCGGAGAACTCGAGGAGGTCGGGTTGCTCTCACGCGACGATGGCTACGCGGTCGAGCGACCCGAGACCGTGCTGGTGTTGGCCGTCCGGCACGCGGATTCCTTCGGCGAGCGAGCGCGACGGCTCGCGCGAAACGCCGACGAATTCCTCGCGTACGACGCCTGA
- a CDS encoding SPFH domain-containing protein has product MAIELLPLQTGGALLFLGALVLVVVVAALLSAIEIVDAYEKRALTVFGEYRKLLEPGINWVPPFVSNTYRFDMRTQTLDVPRQEAITRDNSPVTADAVVYIKVMDAKKAFLEVDDYKKATSNLAQTTLRAVLGDMELDDTLNKRQEINAKIRHELDEPTDEWGIRVESVEVREVNPSKDVQRAMEQQTSAERKRRAMILEAQGERRSAVEKAEGDKQSQIIRAQGEKQSQILEAQGDSISTVLRARSAESMGERAVIDKGMDALAEIGQSESTTFVMPQELTSMVGRYGKHLSGSDVAEDGAELESLEFDDETRELIGLDDISEIIGEIDQEADMDVEAMEQEAQAIKEGKDPAKITDPDEVIEEMDQDFQGQTDGGTADASTDAGESNTDD; this is encoded by the coding sequence ATGGCGATCGAACTACTCCCCCTGCAAACCGGTGGCGCACTACTGTTTCTCGGTGCGCTCGTTCTCGTCGTCGTCGTCGCCGCGCTCCTCAGCGCGATCGAAATCGTCGACGCCTACGAGAAGCGTGCGCTGACCGTCTTCGGTGAGTACCGCAAGCTCCTCGAGCCCGGGATCAACTGGGTCCCGCCGTTCGTCTCGAACACCTATCGGTTCGACATGCGGACCCAGACGTTAGACGTCCCGCGTCAGGAAGCGATCACGCGGGACAACTCGCCAGTGACGGCCGACGCCGTCGTCTACATCAAGGTTATGGACGCGAAGAAGGCCTTCCTCGAGGTCGACGACTACAAGAAGGCGACGTCGAACCTCGCCCAGACGACGCTGCGTGCCGTGCTGGGTGACATGGAACTCGACGACACGCTCAACAAGCGCCAGGAGATCAACGCCAAGATCCGCCACGAACTCGACGAACCCACCGACGAGTGGGGGATCCGCGTCGAGAGCGTCGAAGTTCGAGAAGTGAACCCCTCGAAGGACGTCCAGCGCGCGATGGAGCAACAGACCTCCGCGGAGCGCAAACGGCGTGCCATGATCCTCGAGGCCCAGGGTGAACGCCGCAGCGCCGTCGAGAAGGCGGAGGGTGACAAGCAGAGCCAGATCATCCGCGCCCAGGGTGAAAAGCAGAGCCAGATCCTCGAGGCCCAGGGCGACTCGATCTCGACCGTCCTGCGCGCACGCTCGGCCGAATCGATGGGCGAGCGCGCCGTCATCGACAAGGGGATGGATGCCCTGGCCGAGATCGGCCAGAGCGAGTCGACGACGTTCGTCATGCCCCAGGAACTCACCTCGATGGTCGGCCGCTACGGCAAACACCTCTCCGGCAGCGACGTCGCCGAAGACGGCGCGGAACTCGAGAGCCTCGAGTTCGACGACGAGACTCGCGAACTGATCGGCCTCGACGACATCAGCGAGATCATCGGCGAGATCGACCAGGAGGCCGACATGGACGTCGAAGCGATGGAGCAGGAAGCGCAGGCGATCAAGGAAGGAAAGGATCCGGCGAAGATCACGGATCCCGACGAGGTCATCGAAGAGATGGACCAGGACTTTCAGGGCCAGACCGACGGCGGCACCGCCGACGCTTCGACCGACGCCGGCGAGTCGAACACGGACGACTGA